A window of Streptomyces broussonetiae genomic DNA:
AGCAGCGCTGGCTGCCGGAGGCCTGGAACGGGCAGGAGTGGCAGCTGTGCGGCACGCCCCGGCGGGACCGGCGCGAGGCCGAGACGTATCTCGCCGCCCAGCGACGCTCGTCCCGGGCCGCCATGGCCTACCGGCTCGTCCACGAGTTCACCGACTACGAGGTGCTGCGGGTGTGGGGAACGCCCGTGCGTGTCGACATCGAGCCCATGAACGGTCCTCTGGGCAATCTGTAGGCGGCGCTCAGGTCAGCAGCGGCAGGGCGCCGAACTCGTGGCCCTCCCAGATGCTCCTGCTCTGCTCCTCCGGATACGGGGCCACCCTCGGCTCCACGTCCAGGACCTGCACCAGGCGCGCCTGCGAGTCGTACTGCGGCCAGCCCGGGTCGCCGGTCCGGGCGTACGTCGTCCAGGCGCTGCGGATGAACGCCGAGAGCCGCTCCGCCTCCGGGGTGGGCTTGCCCCCGGGGAAGATGAGGGCGCCCAGGTCGGCGCCGAACGTGCCGAAGAGCAGCGGGAGGTCCAGGCCGTGGCAGGCGCCCAGCCGGCCGATGGTCTCCGGGGCCGGCCAGGTCAGTTCGTAGACGTGGGCACGGCCGCCGCCCGCCCGCTGGGCCTCCGCCAGACGCAGGCTCGGCAGGGCGAACAGCCAGTCCGTCTGTACCCGTTCGAAGAGCTGCTCCGCGCCCGCCCCGGGGAAGGCCGCTCGGTAGGCCGCCTCTCCTGCCTGCCCGCCCGGCGCGTACAGGCGCAGGGTCTGCGTCGCCATCTCGTCCGTGATCTTGCCGGGCAGGCCCGCCATGACCAGGAACAGGCGGAACTCGTCGCGGTTGTGGCCGACGAGGAGGTCCACGTCACGGGCCGCGCCCGCGGCCAGGGCCGCCCAGGGGGTGGTCGGCAGGACCTCGCCGTCGACCACCGGGGAGAAGGGGACCGCGCTCGGGGCCACCTGGCCCCAACGATCGGTGTACGCACGCATCTTCGCGCCCAGTGCCTTGCCCGCCTCGGTGAGCTGCCGGGGGTCCAGCGCGGCCAGGTCGGCGGCCGTGGGCGGGCGGCCCGCCTCGGCCGCGAGGGCGGTGGCGATGTCGCGGGCCAGGTCCAGGGAGAAGAACGTGCCGGGCACGCTCTGGGCGATCGCGCGCCCGAACAGGCCGCGGGCGGCGGGCATGGCGAGCAGTGCGGCGATGCAGCCCGCGCCCGCCGACTCGCCGAAGACGGTGACCCGGTCCGGGTCGCCGCCGAACGCAGTGATGTTCTCCTGGACCCACTCCAGGG
This region includes:
- a CDS encoding carboxylesterase/lipase family protein yields the protein MTTTESQAVPDTGGPDGPVVRTASGAVRGLREQGLSVFRGIPYAAPPVGPDRFQAPRPPHPWDGVREAYAFGPPPPQEEGLLGRAPQLPAASGDEWLTVNVWTPDPDPSTARPVMVWLYGGAFKVGHGGQPGYDAQHLAREGDAVLVSFNYRLGMEGFAHWTGAPANRGLLDQVAALEWVQENITAFGGDPDRVTVFGESAGAGCIAALLAMPAARGLFGRAIAQSVPGTFFSLDLARDIATALAAEAGRPPTAADLAALDPRQLTEAGKALGAKMRAYTDRWGQVAPSAVPFSPVVDGEVLPTTPWAALAAGAARDVDLLVGHNRDEFRLFLVMAGLPGKITDEMATQTLRLYAPGGQAGEAAYRAAFPGAGAEQLFERVQTDWLFALPSLRLAEAQRAGGGRAHVYELTWPAPETIGRLGACHGLDLPLLFGTFGADLGALIFPGGKPTPEAERLSAFIRSAWTTYARTGDPGWPQYDSQARLVQVLDVEPRVAPYPEEQSRSIWEGHEFGALPLLT